Proteins from one Setaria italica strain Yugu1 chromosome V, Setaria_italica_v2.0, whole genome shotgun sequence genomic window:
- the LOC101764756 gene encoding probable glutathione S-transferase GSTF1, producing the protein MDLPVVRAICCHGLLPGPLTYDKTPGTIICAQALSNRDKLCRSSTRAAGLHRCGLSSQANQSMAPVKVFGSAVFANAARVMACLEEVGVEYEVVEVDYMAREHKGLKHLARNPFGQIPAFQDGDIMLFESRAISKYVLRKYAKSAQDDLLREGNPEEAAMVDAWTEVEAHHYFPAMAPIFYECVVYPARLGTVPDQKIVGESLEKLRKVLDVYEAHLSRTKSKYLAGNFFSFADLNHFPFTFHIMTATPHASLFDSYPHIKAWWARVMARPSLKKISTHMEIKP; encoded by the exons ATGGACCTTCCGGTAGTCCGGGCCATCTGCTGTCATGGCCTCCTTCCTGGTCCATTGACATATGACAAGACCCCAGGCACCATCATCTGTGCACAGGCTTTAAGCAACCGCGACAAGCTGTGCAGATCTAGCACGCGCGCTGCTGGCCTTCACCGGTGCGGCCTCTCCTCGCAAGCAAATCAAAGCATGGCGCCGGTGAAGGTGTTCGGGTCGGCGGTGTTCGCCAACGCCGCGCGGGTGATGGCGTGCCTGGAGGAGGTGGGCGTCGAGTACGAGGTCGTCGAGGTCGACTACATGGCCAGGGAGCACAAGGGCCTCAAGCACCTCGCAAGAAAC CCGTTCGGCCAAATCCCAGCGTTTCAGGATGGGGACATCATGCTCTTCG AGTCCCGAGCTATCTCAAAGTATGTACTCCGCAAATACGCCAAGTCAGCCCAAGACGACCTCCTGCGAGAAGGCAacccggaggaggcggcgatggTGGACGCGTGGACGGAGGTGGAGGCGCACCACTACTTcccggccatggcgcccatCTTCTACGAGTGCGTCGTGTACCCGGCCAGGCTCGGCACGGTGCCGGACCAGAAGATCGTTGGCGAGAGCCTGGAGAAGCTCAGGAAGGTACTCGACGTCTACGAGGCGCATCTGTCCAGGACGAAGAGCAAGTACCTCGCCGGGAACTTCTTCAGCTTCGCGGACCTCAACCACTTCCCGTTCACCTTCCACATCATGACGGCGACGCCGCACGCGTCGCTCTTCGACTCGTACCCGCACATCAAGGCGTGGTGGGCGAGAGTTATGGCGAGGCCGTCGCTGAAGAAGATCAGCACCCATATGGAGATCAAGCCATGA